A stretch of Bombina bombina isolate aBomBom1 chromosome 2, aBomBom1.pri, whole genome shotgun sequence DNA encodes these proteins:
- the FZD10 gene encoding frizzled-10: MCTAGKLAGSAVLILLGVCLCAGISSIDSDRTGDGKCQPIEIPMCKDIGYNMTRMPNLMGHENQKEAAIQLHEFAPLVEYGCHSHLKFFLCSLYAPMCTEQVSTPIPACRVMCEQARLKCSPIMEQFNFRWPDSLDCSKLPNKNDPNYLCMEAPNNGSDEAPRGSSMLPPIFRPQRPINSPDMPPKEIPSRTGCENSGKFHHVEKSASCAPLCTSGVDVYWSKGDKKFSFIWVAIWSMLCFFSSAFTVLTFLIDPQRFKYPERPIIFLSMCYCVYSVGYIIRLFAGADNIACDRDNGQLYVIQEGLESTGCTIVFLILYYFGMASSLWWVILTLTWFLAAGKKWGHEAIEANSSYFHLAAWAIPAVKTIMILVMRKVAGDELTGVCYVGSMDVNALTGFVLIPLACYLIIGTSFILSGFVALFHIRRVMKTGGENTDKLEKLMVRIGVFSVLYTVPATCVIACYFYERLNMNFWKILATQNKCKMNNQTKTLDCTMKNSIPAVEIFMVKIFMLLVVGITSGMWIWTSKTLQSWQNVFSKRLKKRSRRKPAIVITTGGIYKKPQHPQKNHHGKYEPTSQPPTCV, translated from the coding sequence ATGTGTACAGCAGGGAAGCTCGCTGGTTCCGCGGTGCTGATCCTCTTGGGGGTCTGTCTGTGTGCAGGGATCAGCTCCATAGACTCGGACCGGACTGGGGATGGTAAATGTCAGCCTATAGAGATTCCAATGTGCAAGGACATTGGCTACAACATGACAAGGATGCCTAACCTGATGGGACACGAAAACCAAAAGGAAGCTGCCATCCAGCTGCATGAATTTGCCCCACTGGTGGAATATGGGTGTCACAGTCATCTCAAGTTTTTCCTGTGCTCCCTGTACGCACCGATGTGCACTGAGCAAGTATCTACACCTATCCCAGCCTGCAGGGTAATGTGTGAACAGGCCAGGCTCAAGTGCTCCCCAATCATGGAACAGTTTAACTTTAGATGGCCCGATTCATTGGACTGCAGCAAGTTGCCTAATAAGAACGACCCTAACTACTTGTGCATGGAAGCCCCAAACAATGGATCTGATGAGGCACCCAGAGGATCTAGTATGCTACCCCCTATTTTCAGGCCACAAAGACCGATTAATAGCCCTGATATGCCACCCAAAGAAATACCCAGCAGGACAGGCTGTGAAAACTCTGGAAAGTTTCACCACGTAGAAAAAAGTGCCTCATGTGCACCACTGTGCACTTCTGGAGTTGATGTCTACTGGAGCAAAGGTGACAAGAAGTTTTCTTTCATCTGGGTTGCAATCTGGTCCATGTTGTGCTTCTTCTCCAGCGCTTTCACCGTTCTCACCTTCCTCATAGACCCCCAGCGCTTCAAATACCCAGAGAGACCCATCATCTTCCTCTCTATGTGCTATTGTGTGTACTCTGTGGGATATATTATCCGGCTGTTTGCAGGAGCAGACAACATAGCTTGTGACAGAGATAATGGGCAGCTCTATGTCATCCAGGAGGGCCTGGAAAGCACTGGATGCACCATAGTCTTCCTTATCCTCTACTACTTTGGCATGGCCAGCTCGTTGTGGTGGGTCATTTTGACACTAACCTGGTTCTTGGCTGCCGGAAAGAAGTGGGGACACGAAGCAATAGAAGCAAATAGCAGCTACTTCCACTTGGCTGCCTGGGCCATCCCAGCTGTTAAAACTATTATGATTTTAGTGATGAGAAAAGTGGCAGGTGATGAGCTAACAGGAGTGTGTTATGTTGGCAGCATGGATGTGAATGCTTTAACTGGATTTGTTCTCATCCCCTTAGCCTGCTATCTCATCATAGGCACCTCTTTTATTCTGTCTGGCTTTGTGGCTCTTTTCCACATTAGGAGGGTGATGAAAACTGGTGGGGAAAACACAGATAAGCTGGAAAAACTCATGGTCAGAATTGGTGTATTTTCTGTGTTATACACTGTACCAGCCACCTGTGTCATAGCTTGTTACTTTTATGAACGCCTTAATATGAATTTCTGGAAAATATTAGCAactcaaaataaatgtaaaatgaacAATCAAACCAAGACCCTAGACTGCACTATGAAAAACTCTATTCCAGCAGTAGAAATCTTCATGGTAAAAATATTTATGTTGTTAGTTGTGGGCATCACCAGTGGTATGTGGATATGGACCTCTAAAACCTTACAGTCCTGGCAAAATGTTTTCAGCAAGAGATTAAAGAAAAGAAGTAGAAGAAAACCTGCAATAGTCATCACAACTGGTGGAATCTATAAAAAACCTCAGCACCCGCAGAAAAATCACCATGGGAAATATGAGCCAACCTCACAGCCTCCCACCTGTGTATGA